CGGATCGCCAAGCGGTTCAGCGCCGGGCCCGATAAATTCTATATCGAAACGGGATTCCGCATCGCGCGCACGTTGGGGTAAATCTGCGGGCGACGCGGGCGATCCCTGCATCGGTCCTTTGGCTTTCCGTTTCGGGCACGGAAGCGGGCCGTCCGGCGCCTTAGCTTAAGACGATGATCCTTTGCTTGCCTCCGGTGACACAATCGCCGGAGGCGGTTTTTCGATACGGATTGCCGGATATATTTCGACTGAGGATGCCTTCTGCGGAACCGACCTGCAATGATTCCAAAAATTGGAGGACGGCCGAAGCAAGACCGGGCGGGATTTTTCCCCAACCGGAATATCCTCCGGGCGAGACGAAGGGACGGCATGAATATTGATCCTTTGTTACTACTCGGCTGGCGATCGTCATGCCGGCGTCCGCCCCCGGGGTGTTCTTTGCTGGGGGTGAAATTGGCCGGCATCCAGTAAATCTTCAATAAATACTGGACCCCGGCTTCGAACCCCGCTCCCTCGCTTCCCTCGCTTCGCGAGGGCGGGCGCGAGGGTAGGCGCGAGGGAGCCACGTCGGAATGACGGACAAAACCTAAAACACCAGTGATGTTATGCTGAGATTATTCTGTCGAAAAAAGCCGCCTGAGCAGTTGCGGTTCTTTTTCCTTTTTCTGCTTCTGGCCTCCTGCGCGGCGGAGGAAACCGGGAACGGTCCTCTGCAATCAACCGATGTCCGTACCGCGGTGCAATCGGACGGCGGATACCGAGCGACTCCCGAAGCGGATCAGCCAGCGGCGGGAATCTGCGTTTCCTTTGAAGATGCGATGGTCCGGATCGAGATCCGGGATTGGCCGGGGAACGTCCCGGATCCACGCTGCATCAAAGTCCGCGGAGAGCAGAACCTGATCCTCGCCAACCGGGCGCCGGAGGCGATCACGTTCACCCTCGGGCGATACCAGGCGGCGATCGCGCCGGGGGAGTCGTACGCGGTCGCGCAGCCGTTCGGCGAATATCTTCTGCCGGGGGTCCATTCGCTGAACATTGATCCGTTCGGCGGGCCGGAGATTTATTTCGCAGCAACTTAACGAAATCGTCCTGCCCATCAGGCCGCATATCGTACCGGATATATCGCGGCCAGCCCCTTCAGCGACAGCTGAAACGGGCGAAGACCTCATCCTGGCTTACAGACGGGATCGCCCGGATAGAATCACTGGCGAGCGGTGCGTATGTGATTCCGAAAGTCGTTATTCGGTGATAGCTCCCGTTTCCGATTCGAGTCCGCGTCGACGATGGTGAAGGTTCATCCGCGAGTCTCCCTGGCCCGTCGGGCGCATTGCCAAGCGCAATCTCCTCGGGATGATCAACGAAAAAAACCGTAAAAAGGAACCGGCGATCCGATTATTCCTGCTAAACTGAAAAACGAAGCCGTCGACACGGCGCGGGGACGGGATCCGTGCAATCGGAGCATGGTTCCGGCGATCGGCTGGCTGCTCGACCGTCCCGTTTCCGATCTGCAGGCATCCGGCCGTAATCCAAAATTGCCAGGCGGTAGGCCCGACCGGTCGGGCTGCGCGGTGACCAGGCCGGTACGCACGCTTCGCTGGCGGCCGTTCGAAATCCCGGAGGCAAGATGTATTGTCCACGATGCGGTAAGGAGCTGCCTGATGTCGCTAAAGTGTGCGGATATTGCGGCCACCGCTTGCCGCAAATCGAACCTGGAGAAGCCGCCCCGCCGGCGGAGGCGCCGGCAGTACCAATTGCCCCGGCCGCCCGGCCGGCGAGACGCAACCCCTACGCGAAGGTGCCGCTGTGGGTTTGGGCTGGGGTAGGGATCCTCGCGGCGGCAGCGGCGATTTTTCTGATCGTGCGGCAAACCCTTCCGACGGTTGGATCGACGCGGATTTCCAAGGCGGACGGGATGGAGATGGTTTATGTGCCGGGGGGCGAGTTCACAATGGGCATGAAGGAGAATAAGGCGGCCAACCGGCCGGAGCACACCGTGGTCCTGGATTCCTATTGGATCGACCGCACCGAAGTCACCAACGCCATGTACGGCGTATGCGTGGAATCGGAATCGTGCGCGGCGCCGAAGGATTCCGCCGCCTTTGACGACCCGGGTTTGCAGGACCATCCGGTGGTTTTCGTCGACCGACAGATGGCCGAGGAGTATTGCGCGTGGGCGGGCCGCCGTCTGCCGACGGAGGCCGAATGGGAAAAGGCGGCCCGGGGAACCGACGGCCGCCTCTATCCTTGGGGGAACGCCGCGCCCGACCGCGGGCTTCTGAATTTCGGGCGATATATCGGCGGCACAATCCGCGTCGGCAGTTATCCGTCCGGCGCCAGCCCGTACGGAGCGCTCGACATGGCCGGCAACGTCTATGAATGGGTGGCAGATTGGTTCGGCGAAGATTACTACCGCACGGGTCCCAAAGAGAACCCGCCCGGGCCCGACTCC
This DNA window, taken from Anaerolineales bacterium, encodes the following:
- a CDS encoding SUMF1/EgtB/PvdO family nonheme iron enzyme, with product MYCPRCGKELPDVAKVCGYCGHRLPQIEPGEAAPPAEAPAVPIAPAARPARRNPYAKVPLWVWAGVGILAAAAAIFLIVRQTLPTVGSTRISKADGMEMVYVPGGEFTMGMKENKAANRPEHTVVLDSYWIDRTEVTNAMYGVCVESESCAAPKDSAAFDDPGLQDHPVVFVDRQMAEEYCAWAGRRLPTEAEWEKAARGTDGRLYPWGNAAPDRGLLNFGRYIGGTIRVGSYPSGASPYGALDMAGNVYEWVADWFGEDYYRTGPKENPPGPDSGTLRLVRGGSWLCSEECVNSVFRHPNDPANAGDNLGFHCALSA